A genomic region of Friedmanniella luteola contains the following coding sequences:
- a CDS encoding NADH-quinone oxidoreductase subunit M yields MNLPWLTLLAVLPALGGVVVLLVGSRAAKQIALAASLLTLVLALVVAAGYAPGGGMQLTEQVAWIKPLGAFYALGLDGIGLTLVLLVVIVTPVVVLASWRDFDDPVRTFPGIAAPLAPKYDSRIFFALVLAVESCALYLFLATDVFLFYVFFEVILIPMYFLIGGFGPTAKRSAAAAKFLIFGLLGGFVMLASVIGLYVLSAADGSPSYLLSDLTQLDVGTATGRWLFLGFMFAFAIKAPLVPLHTWLPDAAEESSPGGATMMVGVMDKIGTFGMIRFCLGLFPEASQWATPVVLVLATISILYGAVLAIGSRDLMRFIAYTSISHFGFIVLGIFALTTQSLAGSTLYMLNHGLSTAALFIAAGYLVRRGGSRDIQAYGGVQKVAPVLAGLMLFAGLSTLSLPGLSSFVSEFMVLAGTFTRYPGVAIVCTLAIVLAALYILIMYQRTMTGPLNPRLQTEPVRDLSGRERLAMAPLVLLIIALGVFPRPMLDAINPAVEATMSLVGVSDPQPRVSAEGGR; encoded by the coding sequence ATGAACCTGCCCTGGCTCACGCTCCTCGCCGTCCTGCCCGCCCTCGGCGGGGTGGTGGTGCTGCTGGTCGGCTCCCGCGCCGCCAAGCAGATCGCGCTCGCCGCGTCCCTGCTCACCCTCGTGCTGGCCCTCGTCGTCGCCGCCGGCTACGCACCCGGCGGCGGGATGCAGCTCACCGAGCAGGTGGCCTGGATCAAGCCGCTGGGCGCCTTCTACGCGCTGGGCCTCGACGGCATCGGACTGACGCTGGTGCTGCTGGTGGTCATCGTGACCCCGGTGGTGGTGCTGGCCAGCTGGCGCGACTTCGACGACCCGGTCCGCACGTTCCCGGGCATCGCGGCCCCGCTGGCGCCCAAGTACGACAGCCGGATCTTCTTCGCCCTCGTGCTGGCCGTGGAGAGCTGCGCGCTGTACCTCTTCCTGGCCACGGACGTGTTCCTGTTCTACGTCTTCTTCGAGGTCATCCTCATCCCGATGTACTTCCTGATCGGCGGCTTCGGGCCGACGGCGAAGCGCTCGGCGGCGGCGGCGAAGTTCCTGATCTTCGGCCTGCTCGGCGGCTTCGTGATGCTGGCCTCGGTGATCGGCCTGTACGTGCTGTCCGCCGCCGACGGCTCGCCCAGCTACCTGCTGAGCGACCTGACGCAGCTCGACGTGGGCACCGCCACCGGCCGGTGGCTCTTCCTGGGCTTCATGTTCGCCTTCGCCATCAAGGCCCCGCTGGTCCCGCTGCACACCTGGCTGCCGGACGCCGCCGAGGAGTCCAGCCCGGGCGGCGCGACCATGATGGTCGGCGTCATGGACAAGATCGGCACCTTCGGGATGATCCGCTTCTGCCTGGGCCTGTTCCCCGAGGCCAGCCAGTGGGCGACCCCGGTCGTCCTGGTCCTGGCCACGATCTCGATCCTCTACGGCGCCGTGCTGGCCATCGGCAGCCGCGACCTGATGCGCTTCATCGCCTACACCTCGATCAGCCACTTCGGCTTCATCGTGCTGGGCATCTTCGCGCTCACCACGCAGAGCCTGGCCGGCTCCACCCTGTACATGCTGAACCACGGGCTGTCGACGGCGGCGCTGTTCATCGCGGCCGGCTACCTGGTCCGCCGCGGCGGCTCCCGCGACATCCAGGCCTACGGCGGGGTGCAGAAGGTGGCGCCGGTGCTGGCCGGGCTGATGCTGTTCGCCGGCCTCTCGACCCTGTCGCTGCCGGGGCTCTCCAGCTTCGTCTCGGAGTTCATGGTGCTGGCCGGCACCTTCACCCGCTACCCGGGTGTGGCGATCGTCTGCACGCTCGCGATCGTGCTGGCCGCGCTCTACATCCTGATCATGTACCAGCGCACCATGACCGGGCCGCTGAACCCGCGGCTGCAGACCGAGCCCGTCCGCGACCTGAGCGGCCGCGAGCGGCTGGCCATGGCGCCGCTGGTGCTGCTGATCATCGCGCTCGGGGTCTTCCCGCGGCCGATGCTGGACGCGATCAACCCGGCGGTCGAGGCGACCATGAGCCTCGTCGGCGTGAGTGACCCGCAGCCGCGGGTGAGCGCAGAGGGAGGCCGCTGA
- the nuoL gene encoding NADH-quinone oxidoreductase subunit L — translation MLALEVVTPVAATGLFSWAWLMIAVPAASAALLLLVGRAGDRWGHLLGTLAPFASFVVGLLLFVQLLGRDEAARSVGVPLYEWFGSGRWSIGVGLLVDQLSIVFVLLITGVGGLIHVYSIGYMAHDERRRRFFGYLNLFVAAMLLLVLADNYLVLFVGWEGVGLASYLLIGFWQHKPSAATAAKKAFVVNRVGDLGMSLAIMFMLYLFGSSAFADVNAGAAAMPSLVATVLGLLLLLGACGKSAQVPLQSWLLDAMEGPTPVSALIHAATMVTAGVYLVTRSHAVFAESEAASTAVVVVGTVTLLFGAWIGCAKDDIKKVLAGSTMSQIGYMMLAAGIGPAGYAFAIFHLLTHGFFKANMFLGAGSVMHGMADDVNMRHYGGLAKPMRITFVTFAAGYLAIIGFPFFAGYYSKDHIIEAAFEHNAVIGALALLGAGVTAFYMTRLMLMTFVGAKRWERGVHPHESPLVMTVPLVVLGAASVVGGLLLNGWIEGWLHPATGGAPEGAHAPTGLFHVSLVGVVTLLVVAAGVVVSVVLFGPRRAIPREAPQSRSPLTVAGRRDLYGDAVNEAVFMRPGQKMTAGLGRFDANAVDGVVRGTGIALADFSSRLRRVQNGFVRSYALTMMAGAAVVGAVLVLGRLG, via the coding sequence ATGCTCGCACTGGAAGTCGTCACCCCCGTCGCCGCCACGGGTCTGTTCTCGTGGGCCTGGCTGATGATCGCCGTCCCGGCCGCCAGCGCCGCCCTCCTGCTGCTCGTCGGCCGGGCGGGGGACCGGTGGGGCCACCTGCTGGGCACGCTGGCCCCGTTCGCGTCCTTCGTGGTCGGGCTGCTGCTGTTCGTCCAGCTCCTCGGCCGCGACGAGGCGGCGCGCTCGGTGGGCGTGCCGCTCTACGAGTGGTTCGGCAGCGGCCGCTGGAGCATCGGCGTCGGCCTGCTGGTCGACCAGCTCTCGATCGTGTTCGTCCTCCTCATCACCGGGGTCGGCGGGCTGATCCACGTCTACTCCATCGGCTACATGGCCCACGACGAGCGCCGTCGCCGCTTCTTCGGCTACCTCAACCTCTTCGTCGCCGCCATGCTGCTGCTGGTGCTGGCCGACAACTACCTCGTGCTGTTCGTCGGCTGGGAGGGCGTGGGCCTGGCGTCCTACCTGCTGATCGGCTTCTGGCAGCACAAGCCGAGCGCTGCCACGGCGGCGAAGAAGGCCTTCGTGGTCAACCGCGTCGGTGACCTCGGCATGAGCCTGGCGATCATGTTCATGCTCTACCTCTTCGGCTCCTCGGCGTTCGCCGACGTGAACGCCGGGGCCGCGGCGATGCCGTCGCTGGTCGCCACCGTCCTCGGTCTGCTGCTGCTCCTCGGGGCCTGCGGCAAGTCGGCGCAGGTGCCGCTGCAGTCCTGGCTGCTGGACGCCATGGAGGGCCCCACCCCGGTGTCGGCCCTGATCCACGCGGCGACGATGGTCACCGCCGGCGTCTACCTGGTCACCCGCAGCCACGCCGTCTTCGCCGAGTCCGAGGCCGCCAGCACGGCGGTGGTCGTGGTCGGCACCGTGACGCTGCTCTTCGGCGCCTGGATCGGCTGCGCCAAGGACGACATCAAGAAGGTGCTGGCCGGCTCCACGATGAGCCAGATCGGCTACATGATGCTGGCCGCGGGCATCGGCCCGGCGGGCTACGCGTTCGCGATCTTCCACCTGCTGACCCACGGGTTCTTCAAGGCGAACATGTTCCTCGGCGCCGGTTCGGTCATGCACGGGATGGCTGACGACGTGAACATGCGCCACTACGGCGGCCTGGCCAAGCCGATGCGGATCACCTTCGTGACGTTCGCCGCCGGCTACCTGGCGATCATCGGCTTCCCGTTCTTCGCCGGCTACTACTCCAAGGACCACATCATCGAGGCGGCCTTCGAGCACAACGCGGTGATCGGGGCGCTGGCCCTGCTCGGCGCCGGCGTCACCGCGTTCTACATGACCCGGCTGATGCTGATGACCTTCGTCGGCGCGAAGCGCTGGGAGCGCGGTGTGCACCCGCACGAGTCGCCGCTGGTGATGACGGTGCCGCTGGTCGTCCTCGGTGCCGCGTCGGTCGTCGGCGGCCTGCTGCTGAACGGCTGGATCGAGGGCTGGCTCCACCCGGCGACCGGCGGTGCCCCCGAGGGGGCGCACGCGCCGACCGGGCTGTTCCACGTGTCGCTCGTCGGGGTCGTGACGCTGCTGGTCGTCGCCGCCGGGGTCGTGGTCAGCGTCGTCCTGTTCGGACCGCGTCGCGCCATCCCGCGCGAGGCGCCGCAGAGCCGGTCCCCGCTGACCGTCGCCGGCCGGCGCGACCTCTACGGCGACGCGGTCAACGAGGCCGTCTTCATGCGACCCGGCCAGAAGATGACCGCCGGGCTGGGCCGCTTCGACGCCAACGCCGTCGACGGCGTCGTCCGGGGGACCGGGATCGCCCTCGCGGACTTCTCCAGCCGGCTGCGCCGGGTGCAGAACGGCTTCGTCCGCTCCTACGCCTTGACCATGATGGCCGGCGCGGCCGTCGTCGGTGCCGTCCTCGTGCTCGGCCGGCTGGGCTGA
- the nuoK gene encoding NADH-quinone oxidoreductase subunit NuoK gives MNPDHYIVLSAILFTIGTVGFMTRRNAIVAFMCVELMLNASNLALVTFSRVHGTLDGQIAAFFVMVVAAAEVVVGLAIIITIFRTRRSASVDDANLLKF, from the coding sequence GTGAACCCGGACCACTACATCGTGCTGTCGGCGATCCTGTTCACCATCGGCACGGTCGGCTTCATGACGCGCCGCAACGCCATCGTGGCGTTCATGTGCGTCGAGCTGATGCTCAACGCGTCCAACCTCGCGCTGGTCACCTTCTCCCGGGTGCACGGCACCCTGGACGGCCAGATCGCCGCGTTCTTCGTCATGGTGGTGGCCGCGGCCGAGGTCGTGGTCGGGCTGGCCATCATCATCACGATCTTCCGCACCCGCCGCTCGGCCTCGGTCGACGACGCGAACCTGTTGAAGTTCTAG
- a CDS encoding NADH-quinone oxidoreductase subunit J — translation MVLVPMVTGAEVAFWLLAPVMVLAALGMILSRKPVHSALCLATVMISLAVQYAAQNAPFLFAVQIIVYTGAILMLFLFVLMLVGVDAADSLVETIKGQRPLAILAGLAFGVLLVLAVGNAVVDPPAGLGAANAENGGNVQGIAALLFNRYVFIFEATSALLITAAVGAMVLAHRERLTKKLTQGDLAADRLRRYAEHGEHPGPLPTPGVFARHNAVDTPALLPDGSVSELSVSATLRARGEILDGQDLVQPIDTTLRALTADGDDDRPPHRSQPLPGEGSR, via the coding sequence ATGGTGCTGGTCCCGATGGTCACGGGAGCCGAGGTGGCCTTCTGGCTGCTGGCCCCGGTGATGGTGCTCGCGGCGCTGGGGATGATCCTGTCCCGCAAGCCGGTGCACTCGGCGCTGTGCCTGGCGACGGTGATGATCTCGCTGGCCGTCCAGTACGCCGCCCAGAACGCCCCGTTCCTGTTCGCGGTGCAGATCATCGTCTACACCGGCGCGATCCTCATGCTCTTCCTGTTCGTGCTGATGCTGGTGGGCGTCGACGCCGCCGACTCCCTGGTGGAGACGATCAAGGGCCAGCGTCCGCTGGCGATCCTGGCCGGCCTCGCGTTCGGTGTGCTGCTGGTGCTGGCCGTCGGGAACGCCGTGGTCGACCCGCCCGCCGGTCTGGGCGCGGCCAACGCCGAGAACGGCGGGAACGTCCAGGGCATCGCCGCGCTGCTGTTCAACCGGTACGTCTTCATCTTCGAGGCGACCTCGGCGCTGCTGATCACCGCCGCCGTCGGCGCGATGGTGCTGGCGCACCGCGAGCGCCTCACCAAGAAGCTGACCCAGGGCGACCTCGCGGCCGACCGGCTCCGCCGCTACGCCGAGCACGGTGAGCACCCGGGCCCGCTGCCCACCCCCGGCGTCTTCGCCCGGCACAACGCCGTGGACACCCCCGCCCTGCTGCCCGACGGCAGCGTCAGCGAGCTCAGCGTGTCGGCCACCCTCCGGGCCCGCGGCGAGATCCTCGACGGGCAGGACCTCGTCCAGCCCATCGACACCACCCTGCGCGCGCTCACCGCGGACGGGGACGACGACCGGCCTCCTCACCGGTCGCAACCACTGCCCGGGGAGGGCTCCCGGTGA
- the nuoI gene encoding NADH-quinone oxidoreductase subunit NuoI, with protein MGLFDPVAGFGVTFRTMFRKTFTEDYPTKPKVTAPRFHGRHQLNRWPDGLEKCVGCELCAWACPADAIYVEGAQNTDDERFSPGERYGRVYQINYLRCILCGLCIEACPTRALTMTNEFELADDSRAALIYEKADLLAPLLPGMDAPPHDRRLGDDEQAYFLGLPGSGRPDDRAGDISGAVPQPMNQGYLNKKRTAETASGTEAAVASGEGR; from the coding sequence ATGGGCCTGTTCGACCCGGTCGCCGGCTTCGGCGTCACCTTCCGCACCATGTTCCGCAAGACGTTCACCGAGGACTACCCGACGAAGCCGAAGGTGACGGCCCCGCGCTTCCACGGCCGGCACCAGCTCAACCGCTGGCCGGACGGCCTGGAGAAGTGCGTCGGCTGCGAGCTCTGCGCCTGGGCCTGCCCCGCCGACGCGATCTACGTCGAGGGCGCCCAGAACACCGACGACGAGCGGTTCTCCCCCGGTGAGCGCTACGGCCGCGTCTACCAGATCAACTACCTGCGCTGCATCCTCTGCGGCCTGTGCATCGAGGCGTGCCCCACCCGGGCGCTCACGATGACCAACGAGTTCGAGCTCGCCGACGACAGCCGCGCGGCGCTGATCTACGAGAAGGCGGACCTGCTGGCGCCGCTGCTGCCCGGCATGGACGCGCCGCCCCACGATCGTCGACTGGGCGACGACGAGCAGGCATACTTCCTCGGGCTGCCCGGCTCCGGCCGGCCCGACGACCGGGCCGGCGACATCAGCGGCGCCGTCCCGCAGCCCATGAACCAGGGCTACCTGAACAAGAAGCGCACGGCCGAGACGGCCTCCGGCACGGAGGCCGCCGTGGCGTCCGGCGAGGGGAGGTGA
- the nuoH gene encoding NADH-quinone oxidoreductase subunit NuoH, translating to MTPTPLDLVPLDLGPFLADRWWLVAVKALLALVLLLVLTLFTIWYERRLVAFMQHRKGPNMNGPFGLLQSLADGMKLMFKEDFTPKAADRVVFMLAPFVTAVPAITAFAVIPVAGEVRIPFTDITTPLQVTDLPVSVLFIVAVASIGVYGIVLAGWSSGSTYALLGALRSSAQVISYEVAMGLALVAVFLYAGSLSTSEIVAKQAEPAVTILGQDLPVWFAVQLIPSFLIYLVAMVGETNRAPFDLPEAEGELVGGFHTEYSSMRFAMFFMAEYMNMITVSALATTLFLGGWHAPLPFNLIPGLDAGWWGLLWFLLKVVLVLSVFVWLRGTLPRLRYDQFMRFGWKWLIPISLAWILLVATFRVARSEAWFDTPVFWVVAVVVFVALLAASFFGGDKDEPAPPAQPAGEFDAFAGGYPVPPMGGQELPELAQVLPGDTERPPAPAPERGEA from the coding sequence ATGACCCCGACACCGCTGGACCTCGTCCCGCTGGACCTCGGCCCGTTCCTGGCCGACCGCTGGTGGCTGGTGGCGGTCAAGGCGCTGCTGGCCCTGGTGCTGCTGCTCGTCCTGACGCTCTTCACCATCTGGTACGAGCGCCGGCTGGTGGCCTTCATGCAGCACCGCAAGGGGCCGAACATGAACGGCCCCTTCGGGTTGCTGCAGTCCCTCGCCGACGGCATGAAGCTCATGTTCAAGGAGGACTTCACGCCGAAGGCGGCCGACAGGGTCGTCTTCATGCTGGCGCCCTTCGTGACCGCGGTCCCCGCCATCACGGCCTTCGCGGTCATCCCGGTCGCCGGCGAGGTGCGGATCCCCTTCACCGACATCACCACGCCGCTGCAGGTCACCGACCTCCCCGTCTCGGTGCTCTTCATCGTCGCCGTCGCCTCGATCGGCGTCTACGGGATCGTGCTGGCCGGCTGGTCGTCAGGCTCCACCTACGCGCTGCTCGGGGCCCTGCGCTCCAGCGCCCAGGTGATCAGCTACGAGGTCGCGATGGGCCTGGCGCTCGTCGCGGTGTTCCTCTACGCGGGCTCGCTGTCCACCTCGGAGATCGTGGCCAAGCAGGCCGAACCGGCCGTCACCATCCTCGGCCAGGACCTGCCGGTCTGGTTCGCCGTGCAGCTGATCCCGTCGTTCCTCATCTACCTGGTCGCCATGGTGGGGGAGACCAACCGGGCGCCCTTCGACCTCCCCGAGGCCGAGGGCGAGCTGGTCGGCGGCTTCCACACCGAGTACTCCTCGATGCGCTTCGCCATGTTCTTCATGGCGGAGTACATGAACATGATCACGGTGTCCGCCCTGGCCACCACGCTGTTCCTCGGCGGCTGGCACGCGCCGCTGCCCTTCAACCTGATCCCGGGCCTCGACGCCGGCTGGTGGGGCCTGCTCTGGTTCCTGCTCAAGGTCGTGCTGGTGCTGTCGGTCTTCGTCTGGCTGCGCGGCACCCTGCCCCGGCTCCGCTACGACCAGTTCATGCGGTTCGGCTGGAAGTGGCTGATCCCGATCTCGCTGGCCTGGATCCTGCTGGTCGCGACCTTCCGGGTGGCCCGCAGCGAGGCCTGGTTCGACACGCCGGTCTTCTGGGTGGTCGCCGTCGTCGTCTTCGTGGCCCTGCTCGCGGCGTCGTTCTTCGGGGGCGACAAGGACGAGCCGGCCCCACCTGCCCAGCCGGCCGGCGAGTTCGACGCCTTCGCCGGCGGCTACCCGGTGCCGCCGATGGGCGGGCAGGAGCTGCCCGAGCTCGCCCAGGTGCTTCCGGGTGACACCGAACGACCGCCCGCACCCGCACCCGAGAGGGGAGAGGCCTGA
- a CDS encoding NADH-quinone oxidoreductase subunit G: MTVTRPSTGAAVGGELAQREDLVTLTIDDVEVSVPKGTLVIRAAELIGVDIPRFCDHPLLDPVGACRQCLVEVPDAGNGRGIPKPQASCTLEVAAGMVVKTQVTSPVADKAQHGNMEFLLVNHPLDCPICDKGGECPLQNQAMSHGYAESRFHEVKRTYPKPVNISANILLDRERCVLCARCTRFSEQIAGDPFIALVERGALQQVGIYEREPFQSYFSGNTIQICPVGALTNAAYRFRSRPFDLTSTPSVAEHDACGSAIRVDHRRGVVVRRLAGDDPEVNEEWITDRDRFAFASGRGEDRLLRPLVRDHEAGTLRAASWPEAIDVAVEGLRRARRTEPGLREDGSPAPAGVGVLTGGRLTREDAYGYAKFARAVLGTNDIDFRARPHSEEEARFLAAAVAGTGRGVTFADVEAASSVLLVCLEPEEEAGTLFLRLRKAFRKTSLTSWTVAPLLSRGATKLGATLVPAAPGREAAVLDALDLPLDAGSVVLVGERAAASHGTLSACLRLAARTGARLAWVPRRAGDRGAVDAGCLPNLLPGGRPVLDASARVDTQAAWGVGPLPAEPGRDAGQMLSAALEGRLGALVVAGVELDDLPDPHLARRALEEVGFLVSLETRVSAVTERADVVFPVSLVSERSGTFVTWEGRERPFGAVLTQPNAMSDLRVLAALAEGLGTDLGFRTAEGARADLADLGAWEGARASRPDLGPARPARPDVTTLVLATWRLALDDSRAVDGEPFLLATARPPVARMNAATAVAAGLTTAVTVRGPRGALTFPLEVDAAMVEGVVWLPARAPGLGLAQHLGAGSGALVDVSVPVPTSVSGDPNPQGSDA; this comes from the coding sequence ATGACCGTCACCCGTCCGTCGACCGGCGCAGCGGTCGGGGGCGAGCTCGCCCAGCGCGAGGACCTCGTCACCCTGACCATCGACGACGTCGAGGTCTCGGTGCCCAAGGGCACCCTGGTCATCCGGGCGGCCGAGCTCATCGGCGTCGACATCCCGCGGTTCTGCGACCACCCGCTGCTCGACCCGGTCGGCGCCTGCCGCCAGTGCCTGGTCGAGGTGCCCGACGCCGGCAACGGCCGGGGCATCCCCAAGCCGCAGGCCTCCTGCACCCTCGAGGTCGCCGCCGGCATGGTGGTCAAGACCCAGGTGACCTCGCCCGTCGCCGACAAGGCCCAGCACGGGAACATGGAGTTCCTGCTGGTCAACCACCCGCTCGACTGCCCGATCTGCGACAAGGGCGGGGAGTGCCCGCTGCAGAACCAGGCGATGTCCCACGGGTACGCGGAGAGCCGGTTCCACGAGGTCAAGCGGACCTACCCGAAGCCCGTCAACATCTCGGCGAACATCCTGCTGGACCGGGAGCGGTGCGTCCTCTGCGCCCGCTGCACCCGGTTCTCCGAGCAGATCGCGGGGGACCCGTTCATCGCGCTGGTCGAGCGGGGTGCGCTGCAGCAGGTGGGCATCTACGAGCGCGAGCCGTTCCAGTCCTACTTCTCCGGCAACACGATCCAGATCTGCCCCGTCGGGGCGCTGACCAACGCGGCCTACCGCTTCCGGTCCCGGCCGTTCGACCTGACCTCGACGCCGTCGGTCGCCGAGCACGACGCCTGCGGCTCGGCCATCCGGGTCGACCACCGGCGCGGCGTCGTCGTCCGGCGGCTGGCCGGTGACGACCCCGAGGTGAACGAGGAGTGGATCACCGACAGGGACCGCTTCGCCTTCGCCTCCGGACGGGGCGAGGACCGGCTGCTCCGGCCGCTGGTCCGCGACCACGAGGCGGGCACGCTGCGCGCCGCGTCGTGGCCCGAGGCGATCGACGTCGCCGTCGAGGGACTGCGCCGCGCCCGCCGGACCGAGCCCGGCCTGCGCGAGGACGGCTCCCCGGCGCCCGCCGGGGTCGGCGTGCTGACCGGCGGCCGGCTGACGCGGGAGGACGCCTACGGCTACGCCAAGTTCGCCCGCGCCGTGCTCGGCACCAACGACATCGACTTCCGCGCCCGGCCGCACTCGGAGGAGGAGGCGCGCTTCCTGGCCGCCGCCGTCGCCGGCACCGGGCGGGGCGTCACGTTCGCCGACGTCGAGGCGGCGTCCTCGGTGCTGCTGGTCTGCCTCGAGCCCGAGGAGGAGGCCGGCACGCTGTTCCTCCGGCTGCGCAAGGCCTTCCGGAAGACGAGCCTGACCTCCTGGACGGTCGCACCGCTGCTCAGCCGTGGCGCGACCAAGCTGGGGGCGACCCTCGTGCCGGCGGCGCCGGGCCGCGAGGCCGCCGTGCTGGACGCCCTCGACCTCCCGCTGGACGCCGGTTCCGTCGTCCTCGTGGGCGAGCGGGCGGCCGCGTCCCACGGCACGCTCAGCGCCTGCCTGCGGCTCGCTGCGCGCACCGGGGCCCGGCTGGCCTGGGTACCCCGCCGGGCGGGGGACCGCGGCGCGGTCGACGCCGGCTGCCTGCCCAACCTGCTGCCGGGTGGGCGTCCGGTGCTGGACGCCTCCGCCCGCGTCGACACCCAGGCCGCCTGGGGCGTCGGCCCGCTCCCCGCCGAGCCCGGCCGCGACGCCGGCCAGATGCTGTCGGCGGCCCTGGAGGGTCGGCTCGGCGCCCTGGTGGTGGCCGGCGTCGAGCTGGACGACCTGCCCGACCCGCACCTCGCCCGCCGGGCGCTGGAGGAGGTGGGCTTCCTCGTCAGCCTCGAGACCCGCGTCTCCGCGGTCACCGAACGGGCCGACGTCGTCTTCCCGGTCTCGCTGGTCAGCGAGCGGAGCGGCACCTTCGTCACCTGGGAGGGCCGCGAGCGGCCCTTCGGCGCGGTGCTCACCCAGCCGAACGCCATGTCCGACCTGCGGGTGCTCGCCGCGCTCGCCGAGGGACTGGGGACCGACCTCGGCTTCCGCACCGCCGAGGGCGCCCGCGCCGACCTCGCCGACCTGGGCGCCTGGGAAGGCGCCCGGGCCTCGCGACCCGACCTCGGACCCGCCCGGCCCGCCCGCCCCGACGTCACCACCCTGGTGCTGGCCACCTGGCGGCTCGCCCTCGACGACAGCCGGGCGGTGGACGGCGAGCCGTTCCTGCTCGCCACGGCACGGCCCCCGGTGGCCCGGATGAACGCGGCGACCGCCGTGGCCGCGGGCCTCACCACCGCGGTGACCGTCCGCGGCCCGCGCGGCGCGCTGACCTTCCCGCTCGAGGTCGACGCCGCCATGGTCGAGGGCGTGGTCTGGCTGCCCGCCCGGGCGCCGGGCCTCGGGCTGGCCCAGCACCTCGGCGCCGGGTCCGGTGCCCTGGTCGACGTGTCCGTCCCGGTGCCCACCTCGGTGTCCGGCGACCCGAACCCGCAGGGGAGCGACGCATGA
- the nuoF gene encoding NADH-quinone oxidoreductase subunit NuoF: MTDLLTPVLTANWGDERAWKLVNYERTGGYQGLRAALALDPADVVAQVKDAGLRGRGGAGFPTGMKWGFIPQDNPKPKYLVVNADESEPGTCKDIPLMMASPHTLVEGVIISSYAIRSHTAFIYVRGEVVHVVRRLQQAVREAYSAGYAGKNILGTGYDLEIIVHAGAGAYICGEETALLDSLEGRRGQPRLRPPFPAVAGLYASPTVINNVESIASVPSILARGAEWFSSMGTEKSKGMTIYSLSGHVTRPGQFEAPLGITLRQLLDLAGGIRAGHELKFWTPGGSSTPILTPEHLDVPLDYEGVASVKSMLGTKALQCFDETTSVVRTVLRWTEFYKHESCGKCTPCREGTWWLVQILKRMEAGHGEEGDIEKLLDLCENILGRSFCALGDGATSPISSAIQYFRDEFEAAMHTPAWELFPYERSTIFVREPALAGAPRRAAEEGQA; encoded by the coding sequence ATGACCGACCTGCTGACCCCTGTGCTGACCGCGAACTGGGGTGACGAGCGCGCCTGGAAGCTGGTGAACTACGAGCGGACGGGCGGCTACCAGGGCCTGCGCGCCGCGCTCGCCCTGGACCCGGCCGACGTCGTCGCCCAGGTCAAGGACGCCGGCCTGCGCGGCCGCGGCGGCGCGGGCTTCCCGACGGGCATGAAGTGGGGCTTCATCCCGCAGGACAACCCGAAGCCGAAGTACCTGGTGGTGAACGCCGACGAGTCCGAACCGGGCACCTGCAAGGACATCCCGCTGATGATGGCCTCGCCGCACACGCTCGTCGAGGGCGTGATCATCTCCTCCTACGCCATCCGGTCCCACACGGCGTTCATCTACGTCCGGGGCGAGGTCGTGCACGTCGTCCGGCGGCTGCAGCAGGCGGTCCGGGAGGCCTACTCGGCCGGCTACGCGGGCAAGAACATCCTGGGCACCGGCTACGACCTCGAGATCATCGTGCACGCGGGCGCCGGCGCCTACATCTGCGGTGAGGAGACCGCGCTGCTCGACTCCCTCGAGGGCCGCCGCGGCCAGCCGCGGCTCCGGCCCCCGTTCCCCGCCGTGGCCGGGCTCTACGCCAGCCCGACCGTGATCAACAACGTCGAGTCGATCGCCTCGGTGCCCTCGATCCTCGCCCGCGGCGCGGAGTGGTTCTCCTCCATGGGCACGGAGAAGTCCAAGGGCATGACCATCTACTCCCTCTCCGGTCACGTCACCCGGCCCGGCCAGTTCGAGGCCCCGTTGGGCATCACCCTGCGCCAGCTGCTCGACCTCGCCGGGGGCATCCGGGCGGGCCACGAGCTGAAGTTCTGGACGCCGGGCGGCTCCTCCACGCCGATCCTCACCCCCGAGCACCTCGACGTGCCGCTGGACTACGAGGGCGTCGCCAGCGTGAAGTCGATGCTGGGCACCAAGGCGCTGCAGTGCTTCGACGAGACCACCTCGGTGGTCCGCACGGTGCTGCGCTGGACCGAGTTCTACAAGCACGAGTCCTGCGGCAAGTGCACGCCCTGCCGCGAGGGCACCTGGTGGCTGGTCCAGATCCTCAAGCGGATGGAGGCCGGCCACGGCGAGGAGGGCGACATCGAGAAGCTGCTCGACCTCTGCGAGAACATCCTCGGGCGCTCGTTCTGCGCCCTCGGCGACGGGGCCACCTCGCCGATCAGCTCGGCCATCCAGTACTTCCGCGACGAGTTCGAGGCCGCCATGCACACCCCCGCCTGGGAGCTCTTCCCCTACGAGCGGAGCACCATCTTCGTCCGCGAGCCGGCCCTGGCCGGGGCTCCGCGACGCGCAGCCGAGGAGGGCCAGGCATGA